From Pseudanabaena sp. PCC 6802, one genomic window encodes:
- a CDS encoding FeoA family protein: MDRVDDHGNHGLQNFKQSPWQAFVYLSESSGRDRNVRNGEKRFETADQADTKSSMVPLAMAKVGDRVRIVSLNCDDCNNRLMAMGLMPGGVVQVVSRTATGSTIVALQDNRLGLGAEMARCIQVIDA; encoded by the coding sequence ATGGATCGTGTAGATGACCATGGAAATCATGGGTTGCAAAATTTCAAACAATCTCCTTGGCAAGCGTTTGTCTACTTGAGCGAGTCCTCTGGGCGCGATCGCAATGTCAGGAATGGGGAGAAAAGATTCGAGACGGCTGACCAGGCTGACACTAAATCATCGATGGTACCCTTGGCGATGGCGAAGGTGGGCGATCGCGTTCGCATTGTTTCCTTAAACTGCGATGACTGCAATAACCGATTGATGGCAATGGGATTGATGCCGGGCGGAGTGGTGCAGGTGGTGAGTCGCACGGCAACTGGATCGACGATCGTGGCACTGCAAGACAACCGCCTGGGTTTAGGAGCAGAGATGGCTCGGTGCATTCAGGTTATAGACGCATAG
- the lptB gene encoding LPS export ABC transporter ATP-binding protein, with product MKLTLENVSKLYDRRQVAHQVSLVVNQGEIVGLLGPNGAGKTTTFYIATGLIQPDEGSVFLNHREITDLPIHKRAHLGMAYLAQEPTIFRQLSIADNLLLVMEQTGVPRHQWSSRLQDLLEDFRLTHVAKTKGIQVSGGERRRTEIARALAIGKTGPKFLLLDEPFAGIDPIAVGEIQEIMADLRDRNIGILITDHNVRETLAIIDRAYIMRDGEILAFGNSDELAANPEVRKYYLGENFHF from the coding sequence ATGAAACTAACTCTTGAAAATGTCAGCAAACTATACGATCGCCGTCAGGTAGCACATCAGGTCAGTCTTGTTGTTAACCAGGGCGAGATTGTAGGGCTCTTGGGACCAAATGGGGCAGGCAAAACCACCACCTTTTACATTGCTACCGGCTTAATTCAACCTGACGAAGGCAGCGTTTTCCTCAATCATCGCGAAATTACCGATCTGCCAATTCACAAGCGCGCTCATTTGGGGATGGCTTACCTTGCCCAGGAACCGACCATTTTTCGCCAACTGTCGATCGCGGATAACCTGCTGCTTGTCATGGAACAAACGGGCGTACCCCGCCATCAGTGGTCGTCAAGATTGCAAGATTTGCTGGAAGACTTTCGTTTGACCCATGTGGCAAAGACTAAAGGCATCCAGGTTTCTGGCGGCGAGCGCCGACGTACGGAAATTGCGCGGGCGCTAGCCATCGGTAAAACCGGCCCCAAGTTCCTGCTTCTAGATGAACCCTTTGCGGGGATCGATCCGATCGCCGTGGGCGAAATTCAAGAAATCATGGCGGATCTGCGCGATCGCAACATCGGTATCCTGATTACCGATCACAACGTGCGAGAGACACTGGCAATTATCGATCGAGCTTATATAATGCGCGATGGTGAAATCCTGGCATTTGGTAACAGTGACGAGTTAGCCGCTAATCCCGAGGTACGCAAGTATTATTTGGGGGAGAACTTTCACTTCTAG
- a CDS encoding Hpt domain-containing protein, whose product MTSQENLPINLDYLHQLSDGDKEFELELLQVFVEDTYSHLDLAKAAIATNDCETLAREAHQIKGASGNVGAEVMQVLALNLERQAQTKELHSPTDIIQQLSDYLSQIESFMSSY is encoded by the coding sequence ATGACCTCACAAGAAAATTTGCCAATTAACCTGGATTATCTCCATCAACTATCCGATGGGGATAAAGAGTTTGAGTTGGAATTGTTACAGGTGTTTGTGGAAGACACGTATTCTCACCTGGATCTGGCTAAAGCAGCGATCGCGACAAATGACTGCGAAACCTTAGCAAGGGAAGCACACCAGATTAAGGGGGCAAGCGGTAATGTTGGCGCTGAAGTGATGCAGGTGCTGGCCCTGAATTTAGAGCGGCAAGCACAGACAAAAGAACTGCACAGTCCTACAGATATAATTCAGCAACTGTCAGATTACCTCAGTCAGATTGAGTCTTTTATGAGCAGTTATTAA
- the ftnA gene encoding non-heme ferritin gives MLSQAMIDRLNQQINLEMFSSHLYLQMSSWCAYKALDGTATFLSQHADEEMMHMRRLIDYLQETGALATLGGMEAPPTEFNSLQEMFEKIYIHEQSITRKINDLVHLANTEPDYSTLQFLQWYVAEQHQEEFLFKSILDKIELIGVEGQGLFFIDREIGTLAANKGKEATSMSPASA, from the coding sequence ATGTTATCACAAGCGATGATCGATCGGTTGAACCAACAAATCAACCTGGAAATGTTTTCCTCTCATCTTTACCTGCAAATGAGTTCCTGGTGTGCCTACAAAGCATTGGATGGAACTGCCACCTTTCTCAGCCAACACGCAGATGAAGAAATGATGCACATGCGCCGTTTAATCGACTACCTGCAAGAAACAGGTGCGTTAGCAACCTTGGGAGGGATGGAAGCACCACCGACAGAGTTTAATTCGTTGCAGGAGATGTTTGAAAAGATCTACATCCACGAACAATCTATTACCAGGAAAATCAACGATCTAGTTCATTTAGCCAATACGGAACCCGACTATTCCACCCTGCAATTCCTGCAATGGTACGTTGCCGAGCAGCATCAAGAAGAATTTCTGTTCAAGAGCATCCTCGATAAGATCGAGCTGATCGGCGTTGAAGGACAGGGGTTGTTCTTTATCGATCGCGAAATTGGCACCCTTGCAGCAAATAAAGGAAAAGAAGCAACATCAATGTCACCTGCAAGTGCTTAA
- a CDS encoding IS630 family transposase, which produces MDKPDGRHLSIETQNYLRQQAIRLREQGKRVCDISEYLGIHRNTITEWWWAYQDYGEAALFQQRRGREVGEGRSLSASEETTIEEMLRGHSPEEYQIESALWSRRAVKALIEQELGVEMPIRTVGEYLKRWGYSPQKPIERAYEQDPAAVKHWLQEEYPAIEQRAQAEGAEIEWGDESGLSSDEYGGRGYAPKGHPPEIRPSKRERTRLNFIASISNQGTIQFMLYTCTLTAPVFIEFLQRLIDKRSSKLFWIVDRHPVHRERPVQQWLEQHSQEIELFYLPSYAPQLNPVEYFNGDVKQGVHAKPLTRNLGQLKHRLLSQLQKLQRLPAHIRSYFKHPSIIYAAL; this is translated from the coding sequence ATGGATAAACCAGATGGCCGACACCTATCGATAGAGACGCAAAATTACCTTCGACAGCAAGCGATCCGGTTGCGAGAACAAGGGAAACGAGTATGTGATATTAGTGAGTACCTGGGGATTCATCGTAACACGATTACGGAGTGGTGGTGGGCGTATCAAGATTACGGAGAAGCAGCCCTGTTTCAGCAGCGACGAGGACGAGAGGTAGGGGAAGGGCGCAGTTTAAGTGCCTCAGAGGAAACAACGATTGAAGAAATGCTGCGGGGACACAGCCCGGAGGAATACCAGATCGAGAGCGCCTTGTGGAGTAGACGAGCCGTAAAAGCCTTAATCGAGCAAGAATTAGGTGTGGAGATGCCAATCCGCACAGTGGGGGAATACCTCAAACGATGGGGCTACAGCCCCCAGAAGCCGATCGAACGTGCCTATGAGCAAGACCCCGCTGCCGTGAAACACTGGTTACAGGAAGAATATCCCGCGATTGAGCAACGGGCACAAGCAGAAGGTGCCGAAATCGAGTGGGGAGATGAATCGGGACTCAGTTCTGATGAGTATGGAGGGCGAGGTTATGCACCCAAGGGGCATCCCCCTGAAATTCGTCCTAGTAAACGCGAGCGGACACGGTTGAATTTCATTGCTAGCATCAGTAATCAAGGCACGATTCAATTTATGCTTTACACCTGTACCTTGACAGCCCCAGTATTTATTGAATTTCTGCAACGGTTGATTGACAAGCGTTCAAGCAAACTGTTTTGGATCGTGGATCGCCATCCCGTCCATCGAGAGCGCCCCGTGCAGCAATGGTTAGAACAGCACTCCCAGGAGATCGAGTTATTTTATTTGCCTTCCTATGCGCCGCAGTTGAATCCAGTAGAGTATTTCAATGGTGATGTGAAACAGGGAGTTCACGCCAAACCTCTGACGCGAAACCTGGGTCAATTAAAACATAGATTGCTATCTCAACTGCAGAAATTGCAGAGATTGCCTGCCCACATTAGGAGTTACTTTAAGCATCCATCTATTATTTATGCTGCTCTATAG
- the truB gene encoding tRNA pseudouridine(55) synthase TruB: MWNGFLNLNKPTGMTAHDCVSRARKIFRQKRIGHSGTLDPAAVGVLPIAVGYSTRFIRFLPGGKTYKATVRFGQRTTTDDLDGDIVTSQVCTNLSLTDIEVLIPLFIGTIQQIPPAFSAIQVQGVRLYELARAGKTVDVPIRTVEVKNIKVLDWRLGDFPELDLTISCGTGTYIRAIARDLGDRLGCGATLAYLERTYSNGFDLSHSLTFEAIAAKIQQNCLVLTPPEVALSYLPQVSLETDLAKRWCNGQAITIEMPEVAERANYLRVCDRTGTFLGIAELKTQKLAPVVVLPSEQSRSS, encoded by the coding sequence ATGTGGAATGGTTTCCTCAATCTTAACAAGCCAACCGGCATGACTGCTCATGATTGTGTCAGCCGCGCGCGCAAAATTTTCCGCCAAAAGCGCATAGGACATAGCGGTACGCTCGATCCGGCTGCTGTAGGCGTGCTCCCGATCGCGGTGGGGTACTCTACCAGATTTATTCGCTTTTTGCCAGGTGGTAAGACTTACAAAGCCACGGTAAGATTTGGACAAAGAACGACCACCGACGATCTCGATGGCGACATAGTTACGTCTCAGGTATGTACCAATTTGAGCCTTACTGACATCGAGGTCTTAATTCCCTTATTTATAGGGACAATTCAGCAGATTCCGCCAGCTTTTAGCGCTATTCAGGTGCAGGGAGTACGCCTCTACGAGCTAGCCCGAGCAGGTAAAACCGTGGACGTGCCGATCCGAACCGTAGAAGTCAAGAATATCAAGGTTCTGGACTGGCGACTGGGAGATTTTCCCGAATTAGATTTAACGATCTCCTGCGGCACGGGGACGTATATTCGCGCGATCGCTCGCGATTTAGGCGATCGACTTGGCTGCGGCGCAACGCTAGCATATTTGGAACGCACGTACAGTAATGGTTTCGATCTGTCTCACAGTCTTACTTTTGAAGCGATCGCCGCCAAAATTCAGCAAAATTGCTTAGTATTAACACCACCCGAAGTTGCCCTATCGTATTTGCCACAGGTTAGCCTGGAGACAGATCTAGCAAAACGATGGTGCAACGGACAGGCGATTACAATAGAGATGCCGGAAGTAGCCGAACGCGCCAATTACTTAAGAGTATGCGATCGCACGGGCACCTTTCTTGGTATTGCCGAACTAAAAACTCAAAAACTCGCACCAGTGGTAGTATTACCATCTGAGCAAAGTCGATCCTCGTAA
- a CDS encoding glycosyltransferase family 2 protein: protein MVKVSVIVPVYNVEKFVGKTIASVLAQTFRDFELLVIDDESPDRSIEICQSFDDPRIKIVRQKNRGLAGARNTGIRHARGQYIALLDSDDLWLPQKLEAHVRHLDNSPQVGVSFSRSAFIDEDDNAIGTYQMPKLQNITASHLLCRNPIGNGSAPVIRREVFEQIKFQDNLYGTLEDFYFDDRFRQSEDIECWIRIAITTNWLIEGIPAALTLYRVNSGSLSANLLKQLDTWEKVIDKTRTYAPEILAEWESRARAYQLRYLARRAIRKPDGGEAISLVNRALATDWRITIEEPRRTILTLLAAYLLFLLPRSFYTKIEQLALHITGKNQKRRIESERSV from the coding sequence ATGGTTAAAGTTTCAGTAATTGTGCCTGTATATAACGTCGAGAAGTTCGTGGGCAAAACGATCGCCTCGGTTTTGGCGCAAACATTTCGCGATTTTGAGTTACTGGTAATAGACGATGAATCCCCCGATCGCAGTATCGAGATTTGTCAATCGTTTGACGATCCCAGAATTAAGATCGTTCGTCAGAAAAATCGGGGTTTAGCTGGCGCGAGAAATACGGGAATTCGTCACGCACGGGGACAATACATTGCTCTCCTCGATAGCGACGATCTGTGGTTGCCGCAGAAACTGGAAGCACACGTCCGCCATCTGGATAATTCGCCCCAAGTCGGGGTGAGTTTTAGTCGTTCTGCATTTATTGATGAGGATGACAATGCGATCGGCACCTACCAAATGCCCAAACTGCAAAACATTACCGCTTCGCATTTGCTCTGCCGCAATCCCATTGGCAATGGCTCCGCACCCGTAATCAGGCGTGAAGTATTTGAACAAATTAAGTTTCAGGATAATTTGTATGGTACTTTGGAGGATTTTTATTTTGACGATCGCTTCCGTCAGTCTGAAGACATTGAGTGCTGGATTCGGATTGCAATTACAACCAACTGGCTTATAGAGGGTATTCCCGCTGCTCTTACCCTATATCGCGTCAATTCCGGCAGCCTGTCAGCCAACTTGCTCAAACAACTAGATACATGGGAAAAAGTCATCGATAAAACTCGTACCTACGCGCCAGAAATCCTGGCTGAGTGGGAGAGCAGGGCAAGAGCTTACCAACTACGCTATCTGGCGCGCCGTGCCATCCGCAAGCCCGACGGCGGTGAGGCAATTAGCTTAGTCAATCGCGCTTTAGCGACAGATTGGCGCATTACGATCGAGGAACCGCGCCGCACAATTTTGACTTTACTGGCTGCCTACCTTCTGTTTTTACTACCTCGCTCTTTTTATACTAAGATCGAACAGTTGGCGTTGCACATTACAGGAAAAAATCAGAAGCGCCGGATTGAATCCGAGCGCTCTGTCTAG
- a CDS encoding metallophosphoesterase family protein: protein MRRFVIGDVHGQFKALMMLINEIKPKPEDQIFFLGDLIDRGPQSAQVVNWVMNNGYVCLCGNHEQMCLEAFTMLDSTHAWQGWLGNGGAKTLESYGGELIPDEHLNWMSQLPLYADLGDVWLVHAGLNPNLPIEQQGEPEFCWIREPFHRMSEPYFNDKIIITGHTITFVFPGVKPGQLVQGAGWLDIDTGAYHPKSGWLTALELNSSTVYQSNYFTQSVRSLPLEDITVLMKPTVRKRISA, encoded by the coding sequence TTGAGGCGATTTGTAATTGGTGACGTGCACGGTCAGTTTAAGGCATTAATGATGCTGATAAACGAGATTAAGCCCAAACCTGAGGATCAAATCTTTTTCTTAGGCGATCTGATCGATCGCGGACCTCAAAGCGCCCAAGTTGTGAATTGGGTCATGAATAATGGTTACGTTTGCTTGTGCGGCAATCACGAGCAGATGTGTTTGGAAGCGTTTACCATGCTCGACTCCACCCATGCCTGGCAAGGATGGCTGGGTAATGGTGGTGCCAAAACTTTAGAAAGTTATGGTGGGGAACTAATTCCCGACGAACACTTAAATTGGATGAGTCAGTTGCCCCTATATGCCGATCTAGGAGATGTCTGGCTCGTACATGCTGGTCTAAATCCTAACTTACCGATCGAACAGCAGGGAGAACCTGAGTTTTGCTGGATCCGCGAACCATTTCACCGCATGTCCGAACCTTACTTTAACGATAAGATCATCATCACAGGTCACACTATTACATTTGTTTTTCCTGGAGTTAAGCCCGGCCAGTTGGTACAGGGGGCAGGCTGGTTAGATATAGACACCGGTGCATATCATCCTAAAAGTGGCTGGTTAACCGCCCTAGAGCTAAATTCATCAACCGTTTATCAGTCTAACTACTTCACGCAATCGGTGCGATCGCTACCTTTAGAAGATATTACAGTCTTAATGAAGCCTACGGTTAGGAAGCGGATAAGTGCTTAG
- a CDS encoding LptF/LptG family permease, whose product MDRYLSQEMVSPFLFGVGSFSSIALAIGSLFELIRLITDAGLNIFTAVQIFALQLPGFMVYSFPMSVLLATLLTYSRMSADGEITALRSCGISVARLIAPALILSLMVSGLTFVFNEAIVPTANLQAKNTLKAALKQENPQFKSRDILYQQYGQIPLPDGSTEEGLVRSFYARRFDGKKMIDLTVLDFSQGKIQQVLSSESAIWQPDQNVWEFKNGTTYIINTDGSYHSILKFDQQKLRLPRAPLDFAQEQRNPEEMNIAELKRYIDLVRQSGNLKEERKLDVRLQQKYALPFICVVFALVGSPLGIRPQRTSAAKGFGVSVLIIFGYYLLLFVCQALGQVEILSPVLAGWMPNIICLGAGLFLLNRVS is encoded by the coding sequence ATGGATCGCTATCTCAGTCAGGAGATGGTGTCGCCGTTTTTGTTTGGGGTGGGATCGTTTTCTTCAATTGCCCTAGCGATCGGTTCGCTGTTTGAGTTAATTCGCCTGATCACAGATGCAGGGCTAAATATATTCACTGCCGTCCAGATCTTTGCCCTGCAATTACCCGGTTTCATGGTGTATTCATTTCCCATGTCCGTACTGCTGGCAACTCTACTTACTTACAGCCGCATGTCGGCGGATGGTGAGATCACAGCCCTGCGCAGTTGTGGTATCAGCGTAGCACGTTTAATTGCGCCCGCCCTGATCCTGAGTTTGATGGTTTCAGGCTTAACTTTTGTGTTCAACGAAGCGATCGTGCCGACCGCTAATCTGCAAGCAAAAAATACGCTCAAAGCTGCATTAAAGCAGGAAAACCCGCAATTCAAAAGTAGGGATATCCTCTATCAACAATACGGACAAATTCCACTGCCCGATGGCTCTACTGAAGAGGGTTTGGTACGGAGTTTTTATGCCCGCCGCTTCGATGGCAAAAAGATGATAGACCTGACCGTACTGGATTTTTCGCAAGGTAAGATCCAGCAGGTACTGTCGTCGGAGTCGGCAATTTGGCAGCCCGATCAAAACGTATGGGAGTTTAAAAATGGTACAACTTACATCATTAATACCGACGGCTCCTACCACAGCATTCTCAAATTTGACCAGCAAAAGCTGCGCCTACCCAGAGCACCTCTAGATTTTGCCCAAGAGCAGCGCAATCCTGAGGAAATGAATATCGCGGAGTTAAAACGTTACATCGATCTAGTGCGCCAATCAGGTAATTTAAAAGAGGAACGCAAGCTGGACGTGCGCTTGCAACAAAAGTATGCATTACCATTTATTTGTGTAGTATTTGCGCTAGTTGGTTCTCCGCTGGGCATTCGTCCCCAGCGCACTAGTGCGGCTAAAGGTTTTGGTGTAAGCGTTTTAATTATTTTTGGGTACTATTTACTACTGTTCGTCTGTCAAGCACTAGGACAGGTAGAGATCCTTTCACCCGTACTGGCTGGCTGGATGCCAAATATTATTTGCTTGGGGGCAGGACTATTTTTACTTAATCGGGTTTCTTAG
- a CDS encoding FeoC-like transcriptional regulator, protein MILKHLQTYLSNHPTVSLEELVRHFQMDAAAMREVLNLLVRKGRVRKLESRECGKCYCSGNEKESIG, encoded by the coding sequence ATGATATTGAAACACCTGCAAACCTATCTCAGCAATCATCCCACAGTCTCTCTAGAGGAGTTAGTTCGTCACTTTCAAATGGATGCAGCAGCGATGCGAGAAGTGCTCAATTTGCTCGTTCGTAAAGGGCGAGTGCGTAAATTAGAGAGTAGAGAATGTGGTAAGTGTTATTGCTCCGGCAATGAAAAAGAAAGCATAGGATAA
- a CDS encoding NAD-dependent malic enzyme — MSQLNPNPSYSLTIRVQLPNRAGMLSSAIRALADAGGNMGQIDLIQRTHKISVRDITVDASSSEHAEKLVEVLKAIPEVRFLDVRDRTFNLHRGGKISIKSKIEVKGQDDLAMVYTPGVGRVCNAIAENKKKVYDYTIKCNTIAVVTDGSAVLGLGNIGPEAALPVMEGKAMLFKEFAGLDAFPICLATQDVDEIVKTVKYLAPTFGGVNLEDISAPRCFEVEKRLKAEIDIPVFHDDQHGTAIVVVAAMLNALKVVNKEIDRVRIVMNGAGASGIAVARLLRKAGAATILMCDSQGCINEQRSDLTPEKMEFARPESGSLGDVIKGADVFVGLSVAGALTPEMVRSMAPDRIVFAMANPIPEIQPELVENDVAVMATGRSDYANQINNVLAFPGIFRGALDARVKQITTEMHLGAAQAIASLVSSTELAPDFIIPSVFDPRVSQAVSAAVQQAARQQGLAHS, encoded by the coding sequence ATGTCTCAACTTAACCCAAATCCCAGCTATAGCCTTACCATCAGAGTTCAGTTACCCAATCGTGCTGGCATGTTATCTTCCGCCATCAGAGCTTTAGCAGATGCCGGGGGGAATATGGGTCAAATCGACCTGATCCAGCGCACTCACAAAATTTCGGTACGGGATATCACAGTTGATGCCTCCAGCAGCGAGCATGCCGAGAAGTTAGTAGAAGTTCTCAAAGCTATCCCAGAAGTGCGTTTCCTCGATGTTCGCGATCGCACGTTCAACCTCCATCGCGGCGGCAAGATTAGCATTAAATCTAAAATCGAAGTTAAAGGGCAAGACGATCTGGCAATGGTGTATACTCCCGGTGTAGGACGGGTCTGCAATGCGATCGCCGAAAATAAAAAGAAGGTCTACGACTACACGATCAAGTGCAACACGATCGCCGTGGTCACTGATGGGAGCGCGGTACTGGGTTTGGGCAACATTGGTCCCGAGGCAGCGCTGCCAGTGATGGAAGGGAAGGCAATGCTGTTTAAGGAATTTGCCGGACTCGATGCTTTCCCAATTTGTCTCGCTACGCAGGACGTGGATGAGATTGTCAAAACAGTTAAATATCTCGCTCCCACGTTTGGCGGCGTAAATTTGGAAGACATCAGTGCTCCTCGATGTTTTGAAGTGGAAAAGCGTCTCAAAGCCGAAATCGATATTCCCGTGTTTCATGACGATCAGCACGGCACGGCGATCGTGGTCGTTGCCGCCATGCTTAATGCGCTAAAGGTCGTGAATAAGGAGATCGATCGGGTACGCATTGTCATGAATGGTGCGGGAGCTTCGGGGATTGCAGTGGCGAGATTGCTCCGTAAAGCTGGAGCTGCAACGATTTTGATGTGCGACTCGCAGGGTTGTATCAACGAGCAGCGTTCCGACCTCACGCCAGAGAAAATGGAATTTGCCCGACCTGAATCTGGCAGTCTTGGCGATGTGATTAAGGGAGCGGATGTCTTTGTCGGTTTAAGCGTTGCCGGAGCGCTCACGCCTGAGATGGTAAGGAGTATGGCTCCCGATCGCATCGTGTTTGCGATGGCAAACCCGATTCCAGAAATCCAACCGGAACTGGTGGAGAACGATGTGGCCGTCATGGCTACTGGGCGCAGCGATTACGCCAACCAGATCAATAACGTTCTGGCATTTCCTGGAATTTTTCGCGGAGCGCTGGATGCGAGGGTCAAGCAGATTACCACCGAGATGCATTTGGGCGCGGCTCAGGCGATCGCTTCTCTCGTCAGCAGTACCGAACTCGCGCCCGACTTTATTATCCCATCGGTTTTCGATCCTCGCGTTTCCCAAGCCGTATCGGCGGCGGTGCAGCAAGCAGCGCGTCAGCAAGGCTTAGCGCACTCCTGA
- a CDS encoding LptA/OstA family protein: MNESHLKHQIRYRKHLLLPLAAVLCGISVPAALGQNTNTALTIRADIQEANSRTGIVTARGNVRMNYPARQINATSRQAQYFSKERRIVLSGNVIVIQEGNSIKAETITYLIDEGKFQALPPSEQQVESVYIVPDEGVNAENARTTPVTQIKPAFKSPDKSLVSPTSIPTSPKQDATIEPVKPADPDRKNQEVKPSNQPNSQ; the protein is encoded by the coding sequence ATGAATGAGTCTCACTTGAAACACCAAATTCGATATCGAAAGCACCTGCTTTTACCCTTAGCTGCAGTCCTATGTGGTATCTCTGTCCCTGCTGCTTTGGGGCAGAATACCAATACTGCCCTCACGATTCGTGCCGATATCCAGGAGGCAAATTCCCGCACTGGGATCGTGACTGCCAGAGGTAACGTGCGTATGAACTATCCCGCCCGTCAGATTAATGCCACCTCAAGACAAGCACAATATTTTTCTAAAGAGCGGCGCATAGTTCTATCCGGCAACGTGATTGTTATCCAAGAAGGGAACAGCATCAAAGCGGAAACTATTACCTACTTGATCGACGAAGGTAAATTCCAAGCCTTGCCACCCAGCGAGCAGCAGGTGGAATCGGTTTATATCGTGCCCGATGAAGGGGTAAATGCTGAAAATGCTCGCACTACACCCGTGACGCAGATCAAGCCCGCTTTTAAAAGCCCAGATAAAAGTTTAGTTAGCCCCACATCTATACCAACTAGTCCCAAACAGGATGCCACGATTGAGCCTGTAAAACCAGCAGATCCCGATCGCAAGAATCAGGAGGTCAAGCCCAGCAATCAACCCAATTCGCAATGA
- the queF gene encoding preQ(1) synthase, producing the protein MTTKYGEEAIASVRLTTFPNPRPGRIYNVHITLPEFSCKCPFSGYPDFATIYLSYVPNEVLVELKAIKLYINSYRDRFISHEESVNQILDDFVAAANPLSVHIKGDFNPRGNVHTVVEVNYEKSTE; encoded by the coding sequence ATGACGACAAAATATGGTGAAGAGGCGATCGCCTCGGTCAGGCTCACAACATTTCCCAATCCCCGTCCCGGACGTATCTACAACGTACACATTACTCTGCCGGAATTTTCTTGCAAGTGTCCTTTCTCTGGCTATCCCGACTTTGCCACAATTTATCTCAGCTACGTTCCTAATGAAGTGCTGGTGGAACTGAAGGCCATAAAGCTTTATATCAATAGCTACCGCGATCGCTTCATTTCACATGAAGAGTCAGTCAATCAAATCCTGGACGATTTTGTGGCGGCAGCTAATCCGTTATCCGTCCATATCAAAGGCGACTTTAACCCACGTGGCAACGTGCATACCGTAGTAGAAGTGAATTACGAAAAATCTACGGAATAG